From Solwaraspora sp. WMMD1047, the proteins below share one genomic window:
- a CDS encoding NAD-dependent epimerase/dehydratase family protein, whose product MEIIGTGFIARHLAPLAGAHPEATVLAAGVPLPENPDSEYARETALVDETIARCRADDRLLVFFSTAAVGLYGGRGCQGREDLPIHPPTDYGRHKLALEHRIQASGVRHLTLRLTYVVGPHGRDDRLIPALVQQILSGRVTVYQGARRDLLDVADLIQIIDRLLAAGVSGEVINVASGESVPVSLIIDHIEARLGVFADRRYVQVDAPHWVSVEKLRRILPSVADLGFGPTYYQEVIDRYFERAGLVGPAPGDG is encoded by the coding sequence ATGGAAATCATCGGGACCGGATTCATCGCGCGACACCTGGCGCCGTTGGCCGGTGCGCACCCGGAGGCCACCGTGCTGGCCGCCGGCGTACCGCTACCGGAGAACCCCGATTCGGAGTACGCGCGGGAGACCGCGCTCGTCGACGAGACGATCGCCCGGTGCCGGGCCGACGACCGGCTGCTGGTCTTCTTCTCCACCGCCGCCGTCGGGCTCTACGGCGGCCGGGGCTGCCAGGGCCGGGAGGATCTGCCGATCCACCCGCCGACCGACTACGGCCGGCACAAGCTCGCCCTGGAACACCGGATCCAGGCGTCCGGTGTCCGGCACCTCACCCTGCGTCTGACCTATGTGGTCGGTCCGCACGGGCGCGACGACCGGCTGATTCCGGCGCTGGTGCAGCAGATCCTCTCCGGCCGCGTCACCGTCTACCAGGGGGCCCGCCGGGACCTGCTGGACGTGGCCGACCTGATCCAGATCATCGACCGGCTGCTGGCCGCCGGGGTCAGCGGCGAGGTGATAAACGTCGCGTCGGGCGAGTCGGTGCCGGTGAGCCTGATCATCGACCACATCGAGGCCCGGCTCGGCGTCTTCGCCGACCGGCGCTACGTCCAGGTGGACGCCCCGCACTGGGTCTCGGTCGAGAAGCTGCGGCGGATCCTGCCGTCGGTCGCCGACCTCGGCTTCGGCCCGACCTACTACCAGGAGGTCATCGACCGCTACTTCGAGCGGGCCGGGCTGGTCGGCCCGGCACCCGGCGACGGCTGA
- a CDS encoding activator-dependent family glycosyltransferase — protein MRVLFATYAEKTHFFLMAPLAWAMQTAGHEVRVASQPEMTDVITRAGLTAVPVGKDHSFFRVMRTYPIFDPRRDRVPPFGIAELPPEELTWEYLAWGYEQIVPWWFRLINDSMVDDLVTLCRTWKPDLVIWDQTTFAASIAATASGAVHARLMWSVDLFARMRSHFLRLGADRPSDDRADALARWLGASVGRYGGTFAEEMTSGHFTIDFFPDSLRLDPDLDLNLDLHYLPMRYVPYNGVSVVPPWLRVPPERPRVCLTLGTAATERFDGYSVPVGELLESIAELDIEVVATLPQRQQEELGPVPENVRLVTYVPLHALAPTCSAVINHGGGGSYSTTVLAGIPQLVLYNFLDAPVRARHLVKQGAGLAMHTSEVTGERVRDAVARLVGEPSFAAGAGRLRAELLALPTPNQLVGELERLTETYRAGAQVPVG, from the coding sequence ATGCGCGTGCTGTTCGCCACCTACGCCGAGAAGACGCACTTCTTCCTGATGGCGCCCCTGGCCTGGGCAATGCAGACGGCCGGCCACGAGGTGCGGGTGGCGAGCCAGCCGGAGATGACCGACGTCATCACCCGGGCCGGGCTGACCGCGGTGCCGGTCGGAAAGGACCACAGTTTCTTCCGGGTGATGCGTACGTATCCGATCTTTGACCCGCGCCGGGACCGGGTGCCCCCGTTCGGTATCGCCGAGCTGCCACCCGAGGAACTGACCTGGGAATATCTCGCCTGGGGTTATGAGCAGATCGTGCCGTGGTGGTTCCGGCTCATCAACGACTCGATGGTCGACGACCTGGTCACCCTCTGCCGGACCTGGAAACCCGATCTGGTGATCTGGGACCAGACCACCTTCGCCGCCTCCATCGCGGCGACCGCCTCCGGCGCGGTGCATGCCCGTCTGATGTGGAGTGTCGACCTCTTCGCCCGGATGCGCAGCCACTTCCTGCGGCTGGGTGCCGACCGGCCGTCCGACGACCGGGCCGACGCGCTGGCCCGCTGGCTGGGCGCCTCGGTGGGCCGGTACGGCGGCACGTTCGCCGAGGAGATGACGAGCGGCCACTTCACCATCGACTTCTTCCCGGACTCCCTGCGGCTGGACCCGGACCTCGACCTGAACCTGGACCTGCACTACCTGCCGATGCGGTACGTGCCGTACAACGGGGTCTCGGTGGTGCCGCCGTGGCTGCGGGTGCCGCCGGAGCGGCCCCGGGTCTGCCTCACCCTGGGCACCGCCGCGACCGAACGCTTCGACGGCTATTCCGTACCCGTGGGTGAGCTGCTGGAATCGATCGCCGAGTTGGACATCGAGGTGGTCGCCACGCTGCCGCAGCGGCAGCAGGAGGAGTTGGGACCGGTCCCGGAAAACGTCCGGTTGGTCACCTACGTCCCGTTGCACGCGTTGGCGCCGACCTGTTCGGCGGTGATCAACCACGGTGGCGGTGGCTCCTACAGCACCACCGTGCTGGCCGGCATCCCGCAGCTGGTCCTCTACAACTTCCTGGACGCCCCGGTCCGGGCCCGGCATCTGGTCAAGCAGGGCGCCGGGCTGGCGATGCACACCAGCGAGGTGACCGGGGAGCGGGTCCGGGACGCGGTCGCGCGGCTGGTCGGAGAGCCGTCGTTCGCCGCCGGTGCCGGCCGGCTGCGGGCCGAGCTGCTCGCCCTGCCGACGCCGAACCAGCTCGTCGGAGAGCTGGAGCGGTTGACCGAGACGTATCGCGCCGGCGCCCAGGTGCCGGTCGGCTAG
- a CDS encoding class I SAM-dependent methyltransferase, whose amino-acid sequence MYDARLTDVYDAIYQARGKDYPAEAAQVAGLARQRHPAATSLLDVACGTGAHLAAFADVFDQVEGLEYSADMIEAARRRLPGVPLHLGDMRDFHLDRTFDVVTCMFSSIAYMADDAELTAALTRMAAHLVPGGVVVIEPWWFPETFLPGYVAGDAATVDGRTIARVSHTVRDGAVSRMAAHYLVADADSGVRHFVVEHVNTLFSRERYELAFKSAGLGVEYLPGGPSGRGLFVAVRD is encoded by the coding sequence ATGTACGACGCGCGGCTAACTGACGTTTACGACGCGATCTACCAGGCCCGGGGCAAGGACTACCCCGCCGAGGCGGCGCAGGTGGCCGGGCTGGCCCGGCAGCGGCACCCGGCGGCGACCTCGCTGCTCGACGTGGCCTGCGGCACCGGTGCGCACCTGGCCGCGTTCGCCGACGTCTTCGACCAGGTCGAGGGGTTGGAGTACTCGGCCGACATGATCGAGGCGGCCCGACGCCGGCTGCCGGGAGTGCCGCTGCACCTCGGCGACATGCGCGATTTCCACCTCGACCGCACGTTCGACGTGGTGACCTGCATGTTCAGCTCGATCGCCTACATGGCCGACGACGCCGAGCTGACCGCGGCCCTCACCCGGATGGCGGCCCACCTGGTCCCGGGTGGGGTGGTGGTGATCGAGCCGTGGTGGTTCCCGGAGACCTTCCTGCCCGGCTATGTCGCCGGTGACGCGGCCACCGTGGACGGCCGGACCATCGCCCGGGTCTCGCACACCGTCCGGGACGGGGCGGTCAGCCGGATGGCCGCCCACTACCTGGTCGCGGATGCCGACAGCGGGGTGCGGCACTTCGTGGTGGAGCACGTGAACACCCTGTTCAGCCGGGAACGCTACGAACTGGCGTTCAAGTCGGCCGGCCTCGGTGTCGAGTACCTGCCGGGTGGGCCGTCCGGGCGCGGGCTCTTCGTCGCGGTGCGGGACTGA
- a CDS encoding BTAD domain-containing putative transcriptional regulator produces the protein MQVRLLGSVRASGDGGDVDLGSPRQKALFAVLATRARQVVSREELIDAVWGANHPATVESSVYTYVARLRRRLEPRRPSRAPSDLLVHVGSGYSLQLDPCQVDVHVFGDQLERARQLGGSGAVRELDAALALWHGTAFGGAVGPFAEAERTRLAELQFTAMEERIAILIELGRHAEVIGELTELVRRYPLRERLRYLRMVAFFRSGRRVDALADFRDVRTLLIRELGIEPSDDLQRCHQQILRNDPALLATGAEPEPGEPPIEIGEAAPAQLPRVVPPFTGRRTELEQLHALVAEAEAQHEAAIVLINGAPGVGKTALAVRFAHELAHRFGDGQLFLNLNGFSESGRPTPPVEALNHLVSALGGAPVPDDPGSVDLERQAGRYRTMVSSKRLLIVLDNAESAAQIRPLLPGGRSCVVLVTSRNRLSGLAARDGAQRMTLRGMPRDDGMTLMRRIIGPSVGPSDTAGLAEAVRACCGLPVALRIAAERIVTSSGLACADSIQELVDGQNLLDRLDADGDSSSSIRSLFSWSYRALPMEAARMFRTLGLHGGAEISLAAAAAMLDASANCARQSLYALVCAHLLEEAGPDRYRCHELMHAYATELAAAEDSYPHRQTVVRRMLAFYLAAANRALAMMHGKQQLLAAVGDADGSAFGMAVTFGVSSPEEAARWFEVELPNLVTAAGLGPEFGAHHLSRQLYLVVQRFLAARTPAGADRMTG, from the coding sequence GTGCAGGTGAGATTGCTCGGCTCCGTCCGGGCCAGCGGCGATGGCGGCGACGTCGACCTCGGCTCGCCCCGGCAGAAGGCGCTCTTCGCGGTGCTCGCCACCCGCGCCCGGCAGGTGGTCAGCCGCGAGGAACTCATCGACGCGGTCTGGGGTGCCAATCACCCGGCCACAGTGGAGAGCAGCGTCTACACCTACGTCGCCCGGCTACGCCGCCGGCTCGAACCCCGCCGTCCCAGCCGAGCGCCGTCGGACCTGCTGGTGCACGTCGGATCCGGCTACTCGCTCCAGCTCGATCCCTGCCAGGTGGACGTGCACGTCTTCGGGGACCAGCTCGAACGTGCCCGACAGCTGGGCGGCAGCGGCGCCGTGCGGGAGTTGGACGCGGCGCTCGCGCTCTGGCACGGTACCGCATTCGGTGGCGCGGTAGGTCCGTTCGCCGAGGCGGAACGGACCCGGCTGGCCGAACTGCAGTTCACCGCGATGGAGGAGCGCATCGCCATCCTCATCGAGCTCGGCCGGCACGCCGAGGTGATCGGCGAGCTGACCGAACTGGTCCGCCGCTACCCGCTCCGGGAGCGGCTGCGCTACCTGCGGATGGTCGCCTTCTTCCGGTCCGGCCGGCGGGTCGACGCACTCGCCGACTTCCGCGACGTCCGCACTCTGCTGATCAGGGAACTCGGCATCGAGCCCAGCGACGACCTGCAGCGTTGCCACCAGCAGATCCTCCGCAACGATCCCGCCCTGCTCGCGACCGGCGCCGAACCCGAGCCGGGCGAGCCGCCGATCGAGATCGGCGAGGCCGCCCCCGCCCAGCTGCCCCGGGTCGTCCCGCCGTTCACCGGGCGGCGGACCGAGCTGGAGCAGCTGCACGCCCTGGTGGCCGAGGCAGAGGCGCAGCACGAGGCCGCGATCGTGTTGATCAACGGGGCACCCGGCGTGGGCAAAACCGCCCTGGCGGTCCGGTTCGCGCACGAGTTGGCCCACCGGTTCGGTGACGGGCAGCTCTTCCTCAACCTGAACGGCTTCTCCGAGTCCGGCCGGCCCACGCCGCCCGTCGAAGCGCTCAACCACCTGGTGTCCGCCCTCGGCGGGGCACCCGTGCCGGACGATCCCGGCTCGGTGGACCTGGAGCGGCAGGCCGGTCGCTACCGGACGATGGTCTCCTCCAAACGGCTGCTGATCGTGCTGGACAACGCCGAGTCCGCCGCCCAGATCCGACCGCTGCTGCCCGGCGGCAGGTCCTGCGTCGTACTCGTGACCAGCCGCAACCGGCTCTCCGGCCTGGCCGCCCGGGACGGCGCGCAGCGGATGACCCTGCGCGGCATGCCGCGCGACGACGGGATGACCCTGATGCGGCGGATCATCGGCCCGTCGGTCGGTCCGAGCGACACCGCCGGCCTGGCCGAGGCTGTCCGGGCCTGCTGCGGCCTGCCGGTCGCGCTCCGGATCGCCGCCGAACGGATCGTCACCAGCTCGGGGCTGGCCTGCGCCGACTCCATCCAGGAGCTGGTCGACGGCCAGAACCTGCTGGACCGGTTGGACGCCGACGGCGACTCGTCCTCCTCGATCCGCAGCCTCTTCTCCTGGTCCTACCGAGCGCTGCCGATGGAGGCGGCCCGGATGTTCCGCACCCTCGGACTGCACGGCGGCGCCGAGATCAGCCTGGCCGCCGCCGCGGCGATGTTGGACGCCAGCGCCAACTGCGCCCGCCAGTCGCTGTACGCCCTGGTCTGCGCGCACCTGCTGGAGGAGGCCGGGCCGGACCGCTACCGATGTCACGAGCTGATGCACGCGTACGCCACCGAACTCGCGGCGGCGGAGGATTCCTATCCGCACCGGCAGACCGTGGTCCGGCGGATGCTCGCCTTCTACCTGGCCGCCGCGAACCGGGCGCTGGCGATGATGCACGGCAAACAGCAGTTGCTGGCCGCGGTCGGCGACGCGGACGGATCGGCCTTCGGCATGGCGGTGACGTTCGGCGTCAGTTCGCCCGAGGAGGCGGCCCGCTGGTTCGAGGTCGAGCTGCCGAACCTGGTCACGGCCGCGGGTCTGGGCCCGGAGTTCGGCGCCCACCACCTGTCCCGCCAGCTCTACCTCGTGGTGCAGCGCTTCCTCGCCGCCCGGACGCCGGCCGGCGCCGACCGGATGACCGGCTGA
- a CDS encoding beta-ketoacyl-[acyl-carrier-protein] synthase family protein codes for MEEPGTHARRVVVTGLGAITPVGLSWPETWSNLVDGRSGINTLSELEVTDLPVRIGGEVRDFRAGEHLPAPLVHRTTRTVQLALAAAGLALRDADLEIDADLAPRVGVLLGSVGTPTAAVLSANAAFTARGFKGISPYAFAGTGIVSPAAEVALHIGAEGPGAGLATACATGGSCLGEAMWMIRTGRADVMVAGGADDTLTRFDLATAARANALSRRNDDPEGASRPFDRERDGFVMSAGAGLLVLEEAEHAVRRGARIHGELVGYGSSTDAYHLAAPRPDGVAVERAMRAALAEARIGPGSVDYVNAHGTSTQLNDATEVAVLRRVFGEHATSVPVSSTKSMTGHMLAAAGAIEAMVMIETCRTGVVPPTINCDDPEDPAMNFVPHKAQEHAVETAMSNSFGFGGHNVVLIARRWRP; via the coding sequence GTGGAAGAGCCCGGAACCCACGCCCGCCGGGTGGTCGTCACCGGCCTCGGCGCGATAACACCGGTTGGTTTGAGTTGGCCGGAAACCTGGTCGAACCTGGTCGACGGCCGCAGCGGCATCAACACCCTCAGTGAGCTCGAGGTGACCGACCTGCCGGTGCGGATCGGCGGCGAGGTGCGTGACTTCCGCGCTGGCGAGCACCTGCCGGCGCCACTTGTGCACCGCACCACCCGCACCGTGCAGCTGGCGCTGGCCGCCGCCGGACTCGCCCTGCGCGACGCCGACCTGGAGATCGACGCCGACCTCGCGCCCAGGGTCGGCGTCCTGCTCGGGTCGGTGGGCACCCCCACCGCCGCGGTCCTCAGCGCGAACGCCGCCTTCACCGCCCGCGGTTTCAAGGGCATCAGCCCGTACGCCTTCGCCGGCACCGGCATCGTCAGCCCGGCCGCCGAGGTCGCGCTGCACATCGGCGCGGAGGGACCCGGCGCCGGGCTGGCCACCGCCTGCGCGACCGGCGGCAGCTGCCTCGGCGAGGCGATGTGGATGATCCGAACGGGACGCGCCGACGTGATGGTCGCCGGCGGCGCGGACGACACCCTCACCCGGTTCGATCTCGCGACCGCGGCCCGGGCGAACGCGCTGTCCCGCCGCAACGACGACCCCGAGGGGGCCTCCCGCCCCTTCGACCGGGAGCGGGACGGTTTCGTGATGAGCGCCGGGGCCGGCCTGCTGGTGTTGGAGGAGGCCGAGCACGCGGTGCGCCGCGGCGCGCGGATCCACGGCGAGCTCGTCGGCTACGGGTCGAGCACCGACGCGTACCACCTCGCCGCGCCCCGGCCCGACGGGGTCGCCGTGGAGCGGGCGATGCGGGCGGCGCTGGCGGAGGCGCGGATCGGACCGGGCTCGGTGGACTACGTCAACGCCCACGGCACCAGCACCCAACTCAACGACGCGACCGAGGTCGCCGTCCTCCGGCGGGTCTTCGGCGAGCACGCCACCTCGGTACCGGTCAGCTCGACCAAGAGCATGACCGGGCACATGCTGGCGGCGGCCGGCGCCATCGAGGCGATGGTGATGATCGAGACCTGCCGTACCGGGGTGGTGCCGCCGACCATCAACTGCGATGATCCCGAGGATCCGGCGATGAACTTCGTGCCGCACAAGGCACAGGAACACGCGGTCGAGACCGCGATGAGCAACTCCTTCGGCTTCGGCGGCCACAACGTCGTACTGATCGCGCGGCGATGGCGCCCGTGA
- a CDS encoding acyl carrier protein: MLAVAAGTLATRENRMSADMTTTSGVDPEQLSQLSEIIERVAGVPAAEVSPEKSLVEDLGLDSLAIVAVVFALEESTSGDIPEESLAGAVTVGDLLLLASQASSQN, encoded by the coding sequence GTGCTGGCCGTAGCTGCCGGCACCCTGGCGACGCGGGAGAATCGAATGTCCGCTGATATGACCACCACCTCCGGTGTGGATCCCGAACAACTCTCCCAGCTGTCCGAAATCATCGAGCGCGTGGCCGGGGTACCGGCCGCCGAGGTGAGCCCGGAGAAATCGCTCGTGGAAGACCTCGGCCTCGATTCGCTGGCCATCGTCGCGGTCGTCTTCGCGCTTGAGGAAAGCACCTCGGGTGACATTCCCGAGGAGTCGTTGGCGGGCGCGGTCACGGTAGGGGACCTCCTGCTCCTGGCCAGCCAGGCGAGCTCGCAGAATTGA
- a CDS encoding class I adenylate-forming enzyme family protein, with translation MTYKELTGFDLLSAGSTADETTDQPWLVRWDLATDVERLVLDTLPATMDFWTSGSTGPSQCWRRTREQLWAEAGLLADLLADDRPTAVVSFAPPRHVYGMLASVLVPARLGLPVWYRPRYFGAMPPQELVDPDGSTVRLDRWAVVAVPWTFSILSRHLPWVRAADRVSILHSSAMVPASAGDLLAELDPGQARIVEIFGSTEAGGVATREWDSSDPPWQLFADVDLVTTPDPDGEDGDTEVPLVIRSPRLAHRPGAEAPATWQLDDFVEPIDERRYRFAGRRSRLVKVNGRRINLDLLQESLRTRLRCADLAFLPVTDATSGEHLDLLVVPEPGQPLTMTEVHTAVSQLEVRPRQVHLVDRIDRSETGKLRRLQPPLTSGTGADS, from the coding sequence GTGACGTACAAAGAGTTGACGGGCTTCGATCTCCTTTCGGCCGGCTCCACGGCGGACGAGACCACGGATCAACCGTGGCTGGTCCGCTGGGATCTCGCCACGGACGTCGAGCGACTGGTACTTGACACCCTGCCGGCCACAATGGACTTCTGGACCTCGGGCAGCACCGGACCCAGCCAGTGCTGGCGGCGTACCCGGGAGCAGTTGTGGGCCGAGGCCGGCCTGCTGGCCGACCTGCTGGCCGACGACCGGCCGACCGCGGTCGTGTCGTTCGCGCCGCCCCGGCACGTCTACGGGATGCTCGCCAGCGTCCTGGTGCCGGCCCGGCTCGGGCTGCCGGTCTGGTATCGCCCCAGGTACTTCGGTGCGATGCCGCCCCAGGAACTGGTCGACCCGGACGGCAGCACCGTCCGGCTGGACCGCTGGGCGGTGGTGGCGGTGCCGTGGACGTTCTCGATCCTGAGCCGGCACCTGCCCTGGGTCCGGGCGGCCGACCGGGTCAGCATCCTGCACAGCTCCGCCATGGTGCCCGCGTCGGCCGGCGACCTGCTGGCCGAACTCGACCCGGGCCAGGCCCGCATCGTCGAGATCTTCGGCTCCACCGAGGCCGGCGGGGTGGCCACCCGCGAGTGGGACAGCTCGGACCCGCCCTGGCAGCTCTTCGCCGACGTCGACCTGGTGACGACGCCTGATCCGGACGGCGAGGATGGGGACACCGAGGTGCCGCTGGTGATCCGCAGTCCCCGGCTGGCCCACCGGCCCGGCGCCGAGGCGCCGGCCACCTGGCAACTCGACGACTTCGTCGAGCCGATCGACGAACGCCGGTACCGGTTCGCGGGACGGCGGTCCCGACTGGTGAAGGTCAACGGCCGGCGGATCAACCTGGACCTGCTCCAGGAGTCCCTGCGGACCAGGCTGCGCTGCGCCGACCTGGCCTTCCTCCCGGTCACCGACGCCACCAGCGGCGAGCACCTGGACCTGCTGGTGGTGCCGGAACCCGGACAGCCGCTGACCATGACCGAGGTACACACGGCCGTCTCACAGCTCGAGGTGCGGCCCCGACAGGTGCACCTCGTCGACCGGATCGACCGATCCGAGACGGGCAAGCTGCGCCGGCTCCAACCACCGCTCACCTCCGGAACGGGAGCAGACTCGTGA
- a CDS encoding aromatic amino acid ammonia-lyase — protein MTLFVTDQRRERLADVLRSSGWDGRVDECSYDDTVRMQASAAVLAKVLAADSPVYGITHGFGPLVAFAASDSAVEQGSGLIAHLGSAQGRPLDPDACRLVVWLRLNSMRQGYSAVSPEFWQVLADLWNAGFTPAIPRDGTVSASGDLQPLAHAALAHAGNGEAWVRGDDGRWDTRPAGQALAALGSEPIVWPAREALAFVNGTSVGLAVTILNHRSVLRLTRAVAILTARIARLLGSNPEAYHHGIGQARGQVGQLTVARWIRDDLPAGMERDPSRPLQEPYSLRCAPQVLGAVLDQLNAAEEILVREATGCTDNPICFEGELLHGGNFHAMPVGLCSDQLGLCLQQVAFLAERQLALLCDPTYNGGVPPMLTPRPGAGSGLAGVQLSATSFVSRIRQLAYPASLTALPTNGGNQDHVPMALNGANSVAEAADLAWLVVGSLAVATAQRAAITGAPAEAAGLWAELAALSPPLERDRPLAAEVRGARDLMVAVAAERLADEDR, from the coding sequence GTGACCCTCTTCGTGACAGACCAGCGCAGGGAACGGCTCGCCGACGTGCTCCGGAGCTCCGGCTGGGACGGACGCGTCGACGAGTGCAGCTACGACGACACCGTCCGGATGCAGGCCAGCGCCGCCGTCCTGGCGAAGGTGCTGGCGGCGGACTCCCCGGTCTACGGCATCACCCACGGCTTCGGGCCGCTGGTGGCGTTCGCCGCGTCCGACTCCGCCGTCGAACAGGGCAGCGGCCTGATCGCCCACCTCGGTTCCGCCCAGGGCCGCCCGCTCGACCCCGACGCCTGCCGGCTGGTGGTGTGGCTGCGGCTGAACAGCATGCGCCAGGGCTACTCGGCCGTGTCCCCGGAGTTCTGGCAGGTCCTGGCGGACCTCTGGAACGCGGGCTTCACCCCGGCCATCCCGCGCGACGGGACGGTGAGCGCGAGCGGTGACCTGCAACCGCTGGCCCACGCGGCGCTGGCCCACGCCGGCAACGGCGAAGCCTGGGTACGCGGTGACGACGGTCGCTGGGACACCCGCCCCGCCGGCCAGGCGCTTGCCGCGCTGGGCTCCGAGCCGATCGTCTGGCCGGCCCGGGAGGCGCTGGCCTTCGTCAACGGCACCAGCGTCGGGCTCGCCGTCACCATCCTCAACCACCGGTCGGTGCTGCGGCTGACCCGCGCGGTCGCCATCCTCACCGCCCGGATCGCCCGGCTGCTCGGCTCCAACCCGGAGGCGTACCACCACGGCATCGGCCAGGCCCGCGGCCAGGTCGGGCAGCTCACCGTCGCCCGCTGGATCCGCGACGACCTGCCCGCCGGGATGGAGCGCGACCCGAGCCGGCCGCTGCAGGAGCCGTACAGCCTGCGCTGCGCCCCGCAGGTGCTGGGCGCGGTGCTCGACCAGCTCAACGCCGCCGAGGAGATCCTGGTACGCGAGGCGACCGGCTGCACCGACAACCCGATCTGCTTCGAAGGCGAGCTGCTGCACGGCGGGAACTTCCACGCGATGCCGGTCGGCCTCTGCTCCGACCAGCTCGGCCTCTGCCTGCAGCAGGTGGCCTTCCTGGCCGAACGGCAACTCGCGCTGCTCTGCGACCCGACCTACAACGGTGGGGTGCCGCCGATGCTGACCCCCCGGCCGGGTGCCGGCAGCGGACTGGCCGGCGTGCAGCTCAGCGCCACCTCGTTCGTCTCCCGGATCCGGCAGCTCGCCTATCCCGCCTCGCTGACCGCGCTGCCGACCAACGGCGGCAACCAGGACCACGTACCGATGGCCCTGAACGGGGCGAACTCGGTGGCCGAGGCGGCCGACCTGGCCTGGCTGGTGGTCGGCTCGCTCGCGGTGGCCACCGCGCAGCGGGCGGCCATCACCGGCGCGCCGGCCGAGGCAGCCGGCCTCTGGGCCGAGTTGGCGGCGCTCTCGCCGCCGCTGGAGCGGGACCGTCCGCTGGCCGCCGAGGTGCGCGGCGCCCGGGACCTGATGGTCGCCGTCGCCGCCGAGCGGCTGGCCGACGAGGACCGCTGA
- the fabG gene encoding 3-oxoacyl-ACP reductase FabG — MSTGAEGAASRSVLVTGGNRGIGLAVARELARVGDRVAVTYRSGEPPAGLFGVRCDVTSGADVDEAFGKVEAEQGPVEVLVANAGITQDTLLAMMPEEKFTTVLDTNLTGAYRVTKRAVRGMLRARYGRVVLISSVLGMFGSAGQANYAASKAGMIGFARSLARELGPAAITVNVVAPGYIETDMTAVLDPKRQETARTIIPLKRFAVPHEVARVVRFVASEDAGYITGAVIPVDGGLGMGH; from the coding sequence ATGTCGACGGGCGCAGAGGGCGCAGCGAGCCGATCGGTGCTGGTGACCGGAGGCAACCGCGGCATCGGCCTGGCGGTGGCCCGGGAGCTGGCCCGGGTCGGTGACCGGGTCGCCGTCACCTACCGGTCCGGTGAGCCACCGGCCGGGCTGTTCGGGGTGCGCTGTGACGTGACCAGCGGGGCCGACGTCGACGAGGCGTTCGGCAAGGTGGAGGCCGAACAGGGGCCGGTCGAGGTGCTGGTCGCCAACGCCGGCATCACCCAGGACACGCTGCTGGCGATGATGCCCGAGGAGAAGTTCACCACCGTCCTGGACACCAACCTGACCGGGGCGTACCGGGTGACCAAGCGGGCGGTCCGGGGCATGCTCCGGGCCCGGTACGGCCGGGTGGTGCTGATCTCCTCGGTGCTGGGCATGTTCGGCTCGGCCGGGCAGGCCAACTACGCGGCCAGCAAGGCGGGCATGATCGGGTTCGCCCGCTCGCTGGCCCGGGAGCTGGGTCCGGCCGCGATCACCGTGAACGTGGTGGCGCCCGGCTACATCGAGACCGACATGACCGCGGTGCTCGACCCGAAGCGGCAGGAGACCGCCAGGACCATCATCCCGCTGAAGCGCTTTGCGGTGCCGCACGAGGTCGCCCGGGTGGTGCGCTTCGTGGCCAGCGAGGACGCCGGCTACATCACCGGGGCGGTGATCCCCGTGGACGGTGGCCTCGGCATGGGCCACTGA